A window of the Vigna angularis cultivar LongXiaoDou No.4 chromosome 3, ASM1680809v1, whole genome shotgun sequence genome harbors these coding sequences:
- the LOC108326312 gene encoding transcription initiation factor IIB, whose protein sequence is MSDAFCSDCKKQTEVVFDHSAGDTVCSECGLVLESHSIDETSEWRTFANESGDNDPNRVGGPSNPLLTDGGLSTVIAKPNGSGGEFLSSSLGRWQNRGSNPDRALILAFKTIATMSDRLGLVATIKDRANEIYKRVEDQKSSRGRNQDALLAACLYIACRQEDKPRTVKEICSVANGATKKEIGRAKEYIVKQLGLENGQSVEMGTIHAGDFMRRFCSNLGMNNQAVKAAQEAVQKSEEFDIRRSPISIAAAVIYIITQLSDDKKPLKDISIATGVAEGTIRNSYKDLYPHVSKIIPNWYAKEEDLRSLCSP, encoded by the exons atgtCAGACGCGTTCTGCAGCGACTGCAAGAAGCAGACGGAGGTTGTGTTCGACCACTCCGCCGGCGACACCGTCTGCTCCGAGTGCGGCCTCGTCCTCGAGTCCCACTCCATCGACGAGACCTCCGAGTGGCGTACCTTCGCCAACGAGTCGGGCGATAACGACCCCAACCGTGTCGGCGGTCCCTCTAACCCTCTTCTCACCGACGGCGGCCTGTCTACCGTCATCGCCAAGCCCAACGGCTCCGGCGGCGAGTTCCTCTCCTCCTCCCTCGGCCGCTGGCAGAACCGCGGTTCCAACCCCGATCGCGCCCTCATCCTGGCTTTCAAGACCATCGCCACCATGTCCGACAG GTTGGGACTGGTTGCGACCATCAAG GATCGGGCTAATGAGATATATAAGAGGGTTGAAGATCAAAAGTCTAGTAGAGGAAGAAATCAGGATGCTTTATTGGCTGCTTGTCTCTACATTGCTTGCCGACAAGAAGACAAACCTCGTACTGTTAAGG AAATTTGCTCTGTTGCCAATGGGGCCACAAAGAAGGAAATTGGCCGAGCAAAAGAGTACATAGTAAAACAGCTGGGTTTGGAGAATGGTCAGTCTGTGGAGATGGGTACAATACATGCAGGGGACTTTATG AGGCGATTCTGTTCTAATCTTGGTATGAATAATCAAGCTGTTAAAGCTGCTCAGGAAGCTGTGCAGAAATCAGAAGAATTTGATATAAG GAGGAGTCCCATATCAATTGCTGCAGCAGTTATATATATCATAACTCAGCTTTCTGATGATAAGAAGCCTCTTAAAG ATATATCAATTGCCACAGGCGTTGCTGAAGGAACGATTAGGAACTCCTACAAGGATCTTTACCCCCATGTTTCAAAAATAATACCAAATTGGTATGCGAAGGAGGAGGATTTAAGGAGCCTTTGCAGCCCTTGA
- the LOC108325400 gene encoding 54S ribosomal protein L19, mitochondrial: MSAAKVVAATIRLTVPAGGARPAPPVGPALGQYRLNLMAFCKDFNARTQKYKPETPMAVTITAYKDNTFEFTVKSPSVSWYLKKAAGVESGSSRPGHVTASSLSVRHVYEIAKVKQSDPYLQNMPLESISKSIMGTANSMGIKIVKDLD; encoded by the coding sequence ATGAGCGCCGCGAAGGTAGTGGCAGCGACGATCCGGCTCACAGTGCCAGCCGGCGGGGCTCGGCCGGCGCCTCCGGTGGGGCCGGCGCTAGGTCAGTACCGGCTGAACCTGATGGCGTTCTGCAAAGACTTCAATGCGCGCACGCAGAAGTATAAGCCTGAAACTCCCATGGCGGTGACGATTACGGCATACAAGGACAACACGTTCGAGTTCACCGTGAAGTCGCCTTCGGTGTCATGGTATCTGAAGAAGGCCGCCGGGGTGGAATCCGGCAGCAGCCGCCCTGGTCACGTGACGGCGTCCTCCCTGTCGGTTCGGCACGTGTACGAGATCGCCAAGGTGAAACAATCAGACCCGTACCTCCAAAACATGCCGCTGGAATCCATTTCCAAGTCCATCATGGGAACCGCTAACAGCATGGGAATTAAGATCGTCAAGGACCTCGATTGA